A window of the Brassica oleracea var. oleracea cultivar TO1000 chromosome C1, BOL, whole genome shotgun sequence genome harbors these coding sequences:
- the LOC106298900 gene encoding NAC domain-containing protein 78-like yields MGRESMAVVESSPPSAAPPPGTAVSATSLAPGFRFHPTDEELVSYYLKRKVLGKPVRFDAIGEVDIYKHEPWDLAVFSRLKTRDQEWYFYSALDKKYGNGARMNRATNKGYWKATGKDREIRRDVQILGMKKTLVFHSGRAPDGLRTNWVMHEYRLVDYETESNGNLVQDAYVLCRIFHKNNIGPPSGNRYAPFMEEEWSDDRVALIPGVDVRVMAEPLPQANGNNHMGQPESKDLININEPPRETTQMDIEVSHHENNNNNRNDEVEEALKREQTEEDERPPPPPVCVLNKEAPLPLLQYKRRRQNESTRTTQDHSSSTITVDNTPTLVSSTAAAATNTAISALLEFSLMGISDKKENSQPIHKEASPPTPEEKLNDLKKEVHQMSVERETFKLEMMSAEAMISILQSRIDALRQENDELKKNSANGHLML; encoded by the exons ATGGGTCGCGAATCTATGGCTGTTGTTGAGTCCTCGCCGCCGTCTGCGGCTCCACCACCGGGTACTGCTGTGTCGGCGACTTCTCTTGCTCCTGGGTTTCGATTTCACCCGACTGACGAGGAGCTCGTGAGCTATTACTTGAAGAGAAAGGTTCTGGGTAAACCCGTGCGCTTCGATGCGATTGGGGAGGTTGATATCTACAAGCACGAGCCTTGGGACTTAGCAG TGTTTTCGAGGCTGAAGACAAGGGACCAGGAATGGTACTTCTACAGTGCGTTAGACAAGAAGTACGGCAACGGCGCTAGGATGAACCGAGCGACTAACAAAGGCTACTGGAAAGCGACTGGCAAAGATAGAGAGATCCGCCGTGACGTTCAGATCCTCGGTATGAAAAAAACACTCGTTTTCCACAGCGGGCGTGCCCCGGACGGGCTCCGCACCAATTGGGTCATGCACGAGTATCGCCTCGTGGACTATGAAACTGAAAGCAATGGAAACTTGGTG CAAGATGCATATGTGTTGTGTAGAATCTTTCACAAGAATAACATTGGGCCACCAAGTGGGAACAGATATGCACCTTTCATGGAAGAGGAATGGTCTGATGATAGAGTAGCTCTGATTCCAGGAGTAGACGTTAGGGTCATGGCTGAGCCATTACCACAAGCCAATGGAAACAACCACATGGGCCAG CCAGAAAGCAAGGACCTCATTAACATCAACGAGCCACCAAGAGAAACTACCCAAATGGATATCGAAGTTAGCCATCATGAGAATAATAACAATAACCGTAATGATGAAGTTGAGGAGGCACTCAAACGTGAGCAAACAGAAGAAGACGAGCGTCCTCCTCCTCCTCCTGTATGTGTTCTCAACAAAGAAGCTCCATTGCCTCTCCTCCAATACAAACGCAGACGCCAAAACGAATCAACCAGGACCACACAGGACCACTCTTCGTCCACAATAACGGTCGACAATACACCAACCTTAGTCTCCTCGACCGCTGCTGCTGCCACCAACACAGCCATCTCTGCACTGCTTGAGTTCTCACTCATGGGTATCTCAGACAAGAAAGAAAACTCCCAACCTATTCACAAGGAAGCTTCTCCTCCTACTCCTGAAGAGAAGCTTAATGATCTCAAGAAGGAGGTTCACCAGATGTCTGTTGAGAGAGAAACTTTCAAGCTTGAGATGATGAGTGCAGAGGCTATGATCAGTATTCTCCAGTCCAGGATCGATGCACTGCGTCAGGAGAACGATGAGCTCAAGAAGAACAGCGCCAATGGACACTTAATGCTCTAA
- the LOC106299913 gene encoding NAC domain-containing protein 37-like — MGRESVAVAVSSPAKGAVVAATALAPGFRFHPTDEELVSYYLKRKVLGKPVRFDAIGEVDIYKHEPWDLAVFSRLRTRDQEWYFYSALDKKYGNGARMNRATNKGYWKATGKDREIRRDVQILGMKKTLVFHSGRAPDGLRTNWVMHEYRLVDYETESNGNLVQDPYVLCRIFHKNNIGPPSGNRYAPFMEEEWADDGVTLIPGVDVGVRAEPLSLANGNNQMSQNSIQSPSKDFININEPPRETTTPMDIELNHKNNHCDEDEEALKREEADEDHDRPPPLCILNKEAPLPLLQYKRRRQNESSRITQDHCSSTTTTVDNTPTAAMATNTAISALLEFSLMGLSDKKENPQPPLTPLPSPEEKLNDLKKEVHQMSVERETFKLEMMSAEAMISILQSRIDALRQENDELKKNSANGH, encoded by the exons ATGGGTCGCGAATCTGTGGCTGTTGCTGTATCTTCTCCGGCGAAGGGTGCTGTTGTGGCGGCGACGGCGCTTGCTCCTGGCTTCCGATTTCACCCGACTGATGAGGAGCTCGTGAGCTATTACTTGAAGAGAAAGGTTCTGGGGAAGCCTGTGCGCTTCGATGCGATTGGGGAGGTTGATATCTACAAGCACGAGCCTTGGGACTTAGCAG TGTTTTCGAGGTTGAGGACAAGGGACCAAGAATGGTACTTCTACAGCGCGTTAGACAAGAAGTACGGAAACGGCGCTAGGATGAACCGAGCCACTAACAAAGGCTACTGGAAAGCGACTGGCAAAGACAGAGAGATCCGCCGTGACGTTCAGATCCTCGGTATGAAAAAGACTCTAGTCTTCCACAGCGGTCGTGCCCCGGACGGGCTCCGCACCAATTGGGTCATGCACGAGTATCGCCTCGTGGACTATGAAACTGAAAGCAATGGGAACTTGGTG CAAGATCCATATGTGTTGTGTAGAATCTTTCACAAGAATAACATTGGGCCACCTAGTGGGAACAGATACGCGCCGTTCATGGAAGAGGAGTGGGCTGATGATGGTGTAACTCTGATCCCAGGAGTAGACGTTGGTGTCAGGGCTGAACCGTTATCATTAGCCAATGGAAACAACCAGATGAGCCAG AACTCAATCCAGTCACCAAGCAAGGACTTCATAAACATCAACGAGCCACCAAGAGAGACTACTACTCCAATGGATATCGAACTCAACCATAAGAATAACCATTGTGATGAAGATGAGGAAGCATTGAAACGTGAGGAGGCAGATGAAGATCATGACCGTCCTCCTCCTTTATGCATTCTCAACAAAGAAGCTCCGTTACCTCTCCTCCAATACAAGCGCAGACGCCAAAACGAATCTAGCAGGATCACACAGGACCACTGCTCGTCCACAACAACAACCGTCGACAACACACCAACCGCTGCTATGGCCACCAACACGGCCATCTCTGCGTTGCTCGAGTTCTCACTCATGGGCCTCTCCGACAAGAAAGAAAACCCTCAACCTCCTCTTACTCCACTTCCATCTCCTGAAGAGAAGCTTAATGATCTCAAGAAGGAGGTTCACCAGATGTCAGTTGAGAGAGAGACATTCAAGCTTGAGATGATGAGTGCAGAGGCTATGATCAGTATTCTCCAGTCCAGGATCGATGCTCTGCGTCAGGAGAACGATGAGCTCAAGAAGAACAGCGCTAATGGACACTAA